Below is a genomic region from Gemmatimonadales bacterium.
TTGCTGATGAAATCATAGGCGCCGGCCCGGATGGCGTCGCCCGCGGCGGCCGCGTCGCCGAAGGCCGTGAGCACCAGCACCAGCGCCGCCGGATCACGCTCGCGCACGATCCGGAGCAGATCCAGTCCGCTCTTGGCGGGCATCCGGAGATCGGTGAGGATGGCATCGAACGGCACCGGCTGATCCAGCGCCGCGAGCGCCTCGTCCGCCGAGAGCGCCGTCACGACCCGATACGCCTCCCGCTCGAGTACCTCCGCGAGCAGGCGGCAGGCGGCCTCGTCGTCGTCGACCAAGAGCAGGCGGGCGGGCGCACCCGCGGGAGCGGCGAGCGTCACCGGGGCTCCGGCAGCGGGAGTGAGAGTCGCCAGCGAACACCCTGCGGGCTGGGTACCCGGACCAGGTCGCCACCGAGCGTACGCGCCAGGCGGAGACTCACCGCCAGCCCCAGTCCGGTACCCGAGGGGCCCTTGGTGGTGGCGAAGGGTCGGAAGAGGGTCGACTCCGCCTCGGCGTCCAGTCCGGGTCCGTCGTCCTGAACTTCGATGAATGCCTCCCGCTCGGCCCGGCCGGTCGCGATGGTCACCGAATCCCCGGGCGAAAGGGCCTCGATCGCATTCTTGAGCAGGTTGAGCAGGATCTGCTCGACCATCGCGGGATCGCAGGCGGCGAGCACCGGTGCTGCCGGTGCGAACAGCGGCCCGGGCGGCTGCTCGCCGTTGCCGCTTAGCTCGAGCCGGGCCACGACACCTGCGTCGCTCAGCGATGGCTCCAGAAACAGTGTCATCCGGGTCACGATCTCGTTCAGGTCCACCTCGCGCGCGAACGGCTTGGGCCAGGCGCCGCGATTGAGCCCAGCACGAACGATGCCGGCCACTCGGTCGACCTGCGCCAGCAGCAGGCGGACCCGCTCCATCCCCCGCTCGTCATGTTGCGCCTCGAGGTCGTCCCGCAGGAGCTGCAGGTGGCCGCTGACCGTGTTGAGCGGCGTGCCGATCTCGTGGGCGAAGCTGGCCGCGGTCTCGTGCATGAGCGCCACCCGGTCGAGCCCGCGGGCGCGCTCCTCCAGGGTCAGCAGCATCGCGCGGGAGGCGCTCTCCTGCTCCCGGGCAGCCAGCGCCGCCCGCATGCGATTGTAGCGCCTCGCCAGCTCGCGGAACTCGGGCGGGCCGATCTCCGGCGCGTCCGGCGCGTTCTTGGCCCCGCCGTGCGCGCCGGCCATCGCCCCGCCCAGGGCCGTCAGCGGTCGTCCGACCCACCGGGCCGTCATCACCGCCACGCCCAACGCCACCAGCAGCGCCGAGAGGAAGGCGAGGAGATAGGCGCGCTGCCGCTCCAGACGGGCCCAATCCTGGAGGCGGCGGGTGGACACCCGGACGTCGAGCACGCCGAACGGTCTGGGACTGCCCAGCGGGAGGACGACCTGCCAGCCGGGATCATTCCCCCGCCGAAGCCGCACCTCGGTCGAGCGGTGGGCGAGCGCCGTGTAATGGACCGATCCGGGAGAGAGTGTGTCGGACAGACCGCTCGCGGCCGTCGGAATCAGGATGCGCGCTCGACGGGTGTAGACGATGGCCTGCGACTCGGTGATCCGGTGGTGCGACCAGCCTTCCAATCCCTGCGTGAGTGCCGCGGGGCTGCCGGTGGGCGCGGTCCGCACCAGGAGCGAGGCCAGGGTATTTGCCAGGGCTACGGACTCGAGCTTGAAATCCTCCAGTCTGGTCCTGGCCGACCACCAGAGGGCGATCTCGGTCGCGCCCAGCACCAGGAGAATGGCCATCAGCGCGGTGAGCGCGGCCAGCCGCCTCGGCAGTCCCATAGGCGGACGGCGCGGCGGCGCGGCCGCGCCAGGCTCGATCACCTGCGCCGAGTCCCCTTCGCCGACGCTCACCGGCCGCCAGGGCGCG
It encodes:
- a CDS encoding ATP-binding protein, with amino-acid sequence MAVHAPWRPVSVGEGDSAQVIEPGAAAPPRRPPMGLPRRLAALTALMAILLVLGATEIALWWSARTRLEDFKLESVALANTLASLLVRTAPTGSPAALTQGLEGWSHHRITESQAIVYTRRARILIPTAASGLSDTLSPGSVHYTALAHRSTEVRLRRGNDPGWQVVLPLGSPRPFGVLDVRVSTRRLQDWARLERQRAYLLAFLSALLVALGVAVMTARWVGRPLTALGGAMAGAHGGAKNAPDAPEIGPPEFRELARRYNRMRAALAAREQESASRAMLLTLEERARGLDRVALMHETAASFAHEIGTPLNTVSGHLQLLRDDLEAQHDERGMERVRLLLAQVDRVAGIVRAGLNRGAWPKPFAREVDLNEIVTRMTLFLEPSLSDAGVVARLELSGNGEQPPGPLFAPAAPVLAACDPAMVEQILLNLLKNAIEALSPGDSVTIATGRAEREAFIEVQDDGPGLDAEAESTLFRPFATTKGPSGTGLGLAVSLRLARTLGGDLVRVPSPQGVRWRLSLPLPEPR